One Nitrospiria bacterium genomic region harbors:
- the rpsQ gene encoding 30S ribosomal protein S17: MRRSLIGDVVSDKMEKTIVLKISRRIQHSIFKRVVKRMTKLKAHDEKNECKVGDRVLVMESRPLSKDKNWKVIKVLEKAKTLED, encoded by the coding sequence GTGCGGCGAAGTTTAATCGGAGATGTTGTTAGTGATAAAATGGAAAAAACGATTGTTTTAAAAATTTCTCGCCGAATTCAGCATTCGATATTTAAAAGGGTTGTAAAGCGAATGACCAAGCTAAAAGCCCACGATGAAAAAAACGAATGCAAGGTGGGTGATCGGGTTCTGGTAATGGAGAGCAGGCCCTTGAGCAAAGATAAAAATTGGAAAGTAATTAAAGTTTTGGAAAAAGCAAAAACCCTTGAAGATTAA